TAGGGCCTTGCCAGGCTGGTGCAGCAGGAGAATGGAGAACAAAGAAGTTGTGTATTCTTGTGTAAGAGTGGATAATTTGGCCAACTATTTAATCTGGGTTAGACACAGGAGGAAATAAGATGAGGGAGGATGCTATGTGAGACTAGGAGAAATGGAAGCATTTAGATATTGAAGGTTTCTGGAAATGTATGGTGCAAGTTAGTATAGTGCAATTTGTAGTGAAGCTCAGTCATTATGTTAGAGAAAGAAAACCATTTGAAGAGTTAGGAATTGATGAGGGTTGGCAGATAGTACAAAATTGAAAAATACTGGAATAAGAAATAGGTTAATGGATTCAGATTATCAGCAGAAGTGAATGCTGTTAGTTGCTGCATATGAAGTTGCTTTGGAAAAGTGCAAAACTGCGATACGTTTTTTATAACATTTcatgttttataaatgaaatcatcTTTGACTCCTCAAGCAGTCCAAAATTGCTCAATTCCATATCTgacttttactttaaattctaaTCTAATAGGGTGACCAACTATTCCCTTTGCTTTGGACTGTCACAGGTTTAGCACTGAAAATACTATGTCCCAAAAAACCCTCAGTCACAGGCAAACCTCAACTGTTGGTCTTCCTACATACTCCCAAAGTGATTTGGATTCCCTGTGTCCCATTTCTTCAATTCATCTTCCACATGGTTGCCAGCGTgacctttctattttttatgtattcatttttaaagtattatttatttttgagacggggtcttgctctgtcacccaggctggagtgtagtggtgcaatctcaactcactgcaacatctgtctccctggctcaagcgatcctcccacctcagcctcctgagtggctgggaccacataggagcaccaccgcacccagctaatttttatatttttttgtagagatgaggtttcaccatgttaccgaggctggtcttaaactcttgagctcaagcgatccacccacctgggcatcccaatgtgctgggtttacaggtgtgagccaccacacctggccagcagcctgatctttctaaaacacaagTATGGTGATATCGCATCTCTTCACAGAATCCTTTGATGATTCATCATGAAGTGCATTAAAAATCTTTCATGACCCGGTCCCATCTACCTTTAGAGTCTCTTTTCCCTTTCACTACCTTCCTTCAATCATACCTCCCATTTCACCCTCCCCACCATATTATCCTATTCACCAGGTGggatagaattattatttttcctttcgatatatcattcatttttatacttTGGAAACCTTGGATGTTATTTATCCATCCCTGGAAACCTTTCCGATCTTTTCTTCTCCAAAATCCTGCCCATTCCCAAAACTGCTTATTAAAAAATTGACTTCCAATCTTTCCGTTCTATGCAGGCTTTATTTCTGCTTCCACAGAAATGTCTTCGTTACCTCTTTCATGAAATGTTTCTGAAATCCGTTATGGTTAGTTACTTATGGCTATCCCATGTGACTGTAAACTTATTGAAGGCAACAACCATGGATTATTTTTCTCTGGaatttcccattccactccatcatCTTTGCAATTAGCATATAGGACACCCACATAGCAGAATGTCTACTTGGATGAAATCACAAACTGTTAAGATTCAGATGAATTATACTAATAATAACCAGTAAAAACGGTCATGCTTATGGAGAATTTTTGAAGAGATCAACTTGACCTCACCTTTGAAAGGTCGCTAGGATTTAAAGGGAACAATCGATAATTCAGACAAAGTGAGGTTAACTTTAAGTTTATCTCTTCCCCAGCCaccctctttatttttctctccatcaGCGGCAGAAAACAGGGATGGggtggagagaaaaataaagatggtggtgaggTAAGAGATAAAGTTAAAGTTTACCTCACATTTCCTGAAGTATCCATTGTTCTATTTAAATCCTATATGTTATCTTTAGCAGCTAAAATAGTACTGGTATCTCTCCTAATTAATTCACAGGAATGATGCTGTGCCAACATGAGGGATTCTCATCACCTGTGCCATTCACTTCAATTGTTGCTATTCACTGATTGTGATGttagagatttttaaatgttacccCTATGGGGACCATAGGCTCTTGGCCCTCTCAGGGTTTGCTACAAAATCACTGGCATGAGGCAGATTGATTAATATGAGATAaggaatacaaatttatttaaagtatatacacatgagccttcagaatgaagactcaaTTTCCCAATAGGTAAGAAAAGCTTATATACCATCTTGAAATTACAGAATAAATGTGAACTCAGAGTATGTTCAAAAACAGTTTTTGGTGGCAAGACAAGTtattggaggaaggaaggaagaggcttGGTAACAGAGTTGGCCTTGTTGTAGATGAGACCTCTGTCAGAGAGAAcagatggtaaatgtttcttttccaaCTTTTAAAGATGTCAGGCTCAATCTCTCCTGGATCTGAGAAAAGCATAGAACGGGGAGGCATGGCTACATTAATGGAGATTCTTTGCAAATGCAAATTTTCCCCACCTCAGTCTGTGAGCCCTGAGgcaatcatttcaaaatattttaaagaaatatattttagggtaaaatatttttatttccttcacctTTAAAAGATAGGAAGTTTCTCAGGGACACAGATCGTTGTGGATGATTCTATATTCTCCGTAGAACCTAGCAAATAGCTCATAGGATGGGGCTTATTGAATATATGCTGATTGAGTGTGGGCTTTAAAGCAGCCAAAGTCCTCAAAAAGCCATGGAAAAGTAAATAGAGTTATTtccctttatgttttcttttcaaatgcagAGAGCTTTAGTGATTACAGAGGCAGCCTCCTCACTCCCATGTGTAGGTGGATAACAAGTCATTTTCTGATTTCCTTCACAGAGTGacaaccaagaaaaataaaaggttgaGATAACTTTGAAAGCAAATCATGAAACTGTCCTTTTCTTGAGGTCCAGATAATAGTATTGATGGTACCCTGAGACCTTGGACTGTGCTAGTTTCTACCCATAGGATATGTCTGACCACCTGTGATTTCTaaattgatttcttttctcttttctcaggtCTCTACAGGTATTGCTTTTCTGAGGTGAAAAGGATAGGTGCAGGGAATATTGATAGGAGAAGCCCAAGTCAGAAGACAACATTTTAGGGAAATAGTTGGCATCAGAAATGTACTAGTTGATATATCAAGGTCTTTAATTTATGCTTAATACTTCTAAACAGAAACTTTGAACTATTGTTTAAGCAGTTCAGTtcaattatactttttatatgttCTTTGAATGCTTACTAGGCTAGGTCCTGGCTATATGGTGATGAACAAAGGAGATCTTTTTGTGGCACTGATGGACTTAAGAGCACAGTGAGGGTAATAACcaacaaacaaattttaaaaaaaccctaaattaCAAATGTTGAtgctaaaaagagaaagaacagagagTGTGAGAGTGTGTAATGATGTATAGGATTACCTAGATCGAGTGAGTGGTTAAGGTCTCTTAGACCCACAGATTGAGATTAAAAGGAACCAGAGATGTGAATTTTGTGACGTCAGCACCacttatttaacctctttgagcctcaattttctcatctgcaatgTGGAAATAATCATAGGACTCCTGTGAGGATGGATGAGATAATGAATAAAGTGTTTAGCCTGTAAATAAAAGGCAGCCCTAAATAAGTGGTAGTCATACTTAATGTTAATGTTAGACATGGTATGGAGAATGAACTTTAGGGGAAGGACTGGAATGTAAACAGTTTAGTAAGGGAGCTGTTGTAATAGCCAATAGGGTTGATGACAGCAGCCTGGATTAGGATGGTGACAGTAGAGGTGGAGATAGGTTAGAGAGGATTTTACATGGAAGGAAGAATTACCTGGGTTTTCTGGGTTTTTATTGTCTATGGGAGGAAATATAGTGGCAAAGGTCAGAATTACTCCCTAATTTCTAGCTTGAGTGTCTGGGAGGGGAGTCAGGTCACTGACTGAAAAGGGAAGCACAGACTCAGGAATGAATCACCAATCCCACATCCCTATGAGACAGGAACCAAGAATATGTCCAGATTGGAGGGGAGAGAAATTGGCAACACAAAGGGAGCAAACTGCCCACAAGTAGGCAACAATAGAGCCAGACTCATAGatagacagaggaagagaaagagacacacacacacacacacacacacacacacagagagagagagagagagagggatggagtGAGGGAACAGAGAGAAGGAATATACTCTGATTTTAGTCCTTCCATCCAGGATTTTCTTGTTAGTGGCTTCTTAGCTTCTCCTTTCTTATATTTCAGAAATGACACAATTGTCCATAGCAAGCTAAGTGTTCCTTCTAAGAGAGTCTATGTTTCTGCTCAACCCCAAATAAATACCTTCTGCCTCTCCTCATCACGGGGATTTTACATCTAATGGTCACTAAGaagatttgggggaaaaaaagccctTCTTACCTTCCCTTCAGTCTGAAGCAAAAAAGAGGTTTTTGGAAACAAGCCATGCAAATCTCTACGCTCACAATGAACTGTGAATTGCAGAAGCATAAGaacccacattttaaaaataaaaaaggtgtaAACTTGACCTCTAGCTTGCTGTTCTGGCATAATTGGGCTCTGTTATTTAACAGGGAGGTGTGAACAGAACATGCCCATTTTGTAAGTGAAACTTTCTGCACGAGTGAAGCTAAAACAAATAGCCATTTCTTTTAAGTGCAAAAGTGGAAGTGTGACTGCAGGAGAGTAAGGGTATGAACAATTCTTAGTTCTTGAAATTGTAATGCACTGATGGATCTTTCTTTGCTCTCTCACTGCCTGTGTGTGGACAATAGTTGATAGTAGAAACAGTGCCAACACTAAAATCAAAGTAGGTGGTAGGGTGGGAACAGTGTGGCATAAGTAGGGACAGGTGTTTACTTCTATTCTGACTGTCCAACTAGACGAATTCTAGTGTTATATAAGTTCCTACTATGGGATTAGAATGGTTCTGCCACAATGTGCTCTTCACATGTCACAGTGAAAtcgaaataatgtcttttgtagcaacgtggatggagctggaggccattattctaagtgaagtaacacaggagcagaaaaccaaaaaccaggtattctcacttataagtgggagctaagctatgagcaTGCAAAGGCATGTGGAGTGATAGTTAAGACAGCCAAATTCTACTAAGTAGTCTCTCCTAGTCAGGGAGAGGAAAGTGGCATAGTGGAAATACCACACGCTTCAGAGCAAGCCAGGAATGATAGTAAATCCTATCTTTACCATTTTCTAGCTTTGCTACTTAAGGCAATTTACTGAATGTCTCTGAagctcagttttttcatctagaTCGTAGGGTGATAATAGTTCCTACATCTTAGGacagttgtgaaaattaaattaaataaatacacttGAAAACTTCCATTACAGATTTTGGGATACATCCTTGATCGTCACCACATGATAATTATTTCCTGCCTTTCCATTTGTGAGAgtcccttccaccctccattctaAGTAACACATACATAAGCAAGATGACTGCATGACTGTTTAAGACGTATCACAAATAAGAGGGCAAATAGGgagatggaatagaatgggggaaagcaaaagttttatttacagtaaCAGCAGCTCATAACAGCCACACTCTTTTATCTGTGAATTCATCACTTGAGGCTCTGTTTTTGTTAGCACAGCTCTATTTCCTGGAGCAGGACTTAATATGACAGGAAGCCATTCTGCTACTCATGAGGAGAATCTAAAACCAGGTTACTTCTTCGCTTTTTGTAAACTtactttaaacaaaacaaaacaaaaacaataaacaacaGAAACCCTTCCCCATCTGAGAAACAACCTCAGTACATTGTTTTTTTTCCACTTCTAGCTCGAAATACAGTAAACATTCCTGCAATATGCACAGAAGGTATGTTTGTGAACTTTGTCATGGGGAGAAAAACAAAGATGAGGAGAAGGGTGTGCATGGAAGCAAGGTCCCTTGTCCTCCCATTTCAAGTCTCAGATCTTCCATTAATAGCTGTGTGGCCATAATAAACTCCTGTCTCTGGGCCTTGCTTCTATCTATATTATGTGGAGAGTGAATTTGATGATTTCCAAAGGTCCTTCCCAGTCTGAAATTCTACAAGATAGTTAAAGCAAAATGAGGAATCTGTTGCTCTCCTACCATTCTTACCTGCAGGCAATCAGCATAATTCCATGCCTAGCCTCTGATAATCTCTAAAGATTACTCTACTCTCTCTATACCTTAATATAacacataataaaaaccatactAAATCATAAAATACGATTAAGGAAGTCCAAAAAAGAAGGAATCTCTTCATAATGATTACTTTAATGAATAAAGAAAGCATTACATTTTAAACTGTCTTCAAAAATGGTTTCAATGGCCCTGTTTTGCTAGTGCCCAAAGCATTGCTAGTGCCCACAAGCATTGCTAGTGCCCAAAGTATTGTGACTGTTGGATAATATGCCATGTGAATGTTGCCACACCAATACAGGATTCTACTTAGAGGTAGAGTTGGTCTTTTCCCCTCCAAGATTATATGAAGGAAAATACTCTATTTTAGCTTCTAAATTCACGTATTATTAAAGCTTTTTATGTAAATTTGGATACCCAAGCCTAGGGAGAGAGACAAACTGCAGTATAACCTAGAGTCACAAGTTATTATGATAGAATAATGAGGCCACATTCTCAGGTCTTGAAGATCAGCCGGGACACTGACAATGCAGGCTTAAGGAGGCAGGACAATTTTTCAAGTGATGGGGTTCCAAGATAAGAAGACAGGACCCAAAGAGCAAAATGGCAGACAAAGGACAGGGATGGGAACCTAAAAAGTGAGGCTAAATTTCTACTACTGCAATTAGGAGTGAGCAGTATTTATTCTAACCAGGGCTTTGGACAAGACAAATTTGGagtcaaaataaatataatcGAATTCTATGCTGTTTTTGCTGTGGTCAGAATAAAAGATTTAACATTTCAAGACATCTTAGCCTGCAAAATACAACTTAGAGAATCTGGGGGGGAAGTTGTGGGACAATTTTATGGTTCCTTAACTGTTACATTGGGTGACTTTGGATCATTACTATATTTTCCTTGAGACTCTCATTCTTTATATGTAAACATGTCTCTTCTAATTCTAATAGTCTGTGCCTCTGTAAGTATAAAAGAGAGATCTAGGTGTTAACTAAAGAACTAATTAACCATTatactctttattttgttttactttgggcAGGAACCATAAATCCATGGCTAACCTTGACAAATACACTGAAACATTCAAGATGGGTAGCAACAGTACCAGCACTGCTGAGATTTACTGTAATGTCACTAATGTGAAATTTCAATACTCCCTCTATGCAACCACCTATATCCTCATATTCATTCCTGGTCTTCTGGCTAACAGTGCAGCCTTGTGGGTTCTGTGCCGCTTcatcagcaagaaaaataaagccatcaTTTTCATGATCAACCTCTCTGTGGCTGACCTTGCTCACGTATTATCTTTACCCCTCCGGATTTACTATTACATCAGCCACCACTGGCCTTTCCAGAGAGCCCTTTGCCTGCTCTGCTTCTACCTGAAGTATCTCAACATGTATGCCAGCATTTGTTTCCTGACGTGCATCAGTCTTCAAAGGTGCTTTTTTCTCCTCAAGCCCTTCAGGGCCAGAGACTGGAAGCGTAGGTACGATGTGGGCATCAGTGCTGCCATCTGGATCATTGTGGGGActgcctgtttgccatttccCATCCTGAGAAGCACAGACTTAAACAACAACAAGTCCTGCTTTGCTGATCTTGGATACAAGCAAATGAATGCAGTTGCGTTGGTCGGGATGATTACAGTTGCTGAGCTTGCAGGATTTGTGATCCCAGTGATCATCATCGCATGGTGTACCTGGAAAACTACTATATCCTTGAGACAGCCACCAATGGCTTTCCAAGGGATCAGTGAGAGGCAGAAAGCACTGCGGATGGTGTTCATGTGTGCTGCAGTCTTCTTCATCTGCTTCACTCCCTAtcatattaactttattttttacgcCATGGTAAAGGAAACCATCATTAGCAGTTGTCCCGTTGTCCGAATCGCACTGTATTTCCACCCTTTTTGCCTGTGCCTTGCAAGTCTCTGCTGCCTTTTGGATCCAATTCTTTATTACTTTATGGCTTCAGAGTTTCGTGACCAACTATCCCGCCATGGCAGTTCTGTGACCCGCTCCCGCCTCATGAGCAAGGAGAGTGGTTCATCAATGATTGGCTAAAATTAAGATATCTCTTTAATTACGCCTTTGTTTACCTAcgttccttgtctttttccaaaGGCCAGAATTGTCAACCAATTTCTTTAATTGAACCttgtaaagaacagaaataagtACTTTTGTGTAATATTCACAGTCAACAGGGGTGTGATGGTGAAGGCAGAGTGTGAAAAAcgtgagagaggaagagaaaatagattTACCTGATTCCTCTTTAAAATTCAAGCCACTTTCTTATTTAAGAAACCTAGATCAAGTTTTTACAGATGTAAATAAAAGTTGAATAGTTtaccttaaatttttttcaataagtaaGTTATTGTTAATAATGCACAGTAAATATGTGAATTTTTcctagatgtaaaaaaaaaaatctttcatataAAGACCTTAAATTCTGAGTGAGAGTAAAATGTCTAATCTTTCTAACAGGTAAATTTTTCTAACAGGCAAGACAGTGTGAAGAATTGAAGCAATATGTGCATAAATTTCAGGACCACAAGCCTGTTATTAAAGAAAAGGCATggaaattcattcattccttgAAAATGTGTTGAGTGCCTGTTGTGTTCTCGGCTGTCACTTTGTtaggcactttctttttttttcataagttattggggtacaggtggtatttggttacatgagtaagttctttagtggtgatttgtgagattttggtgcagccatcacccgagcagtatacactgcaccacatttgtagtcttctatccctcacccccttcccactcttccacACATAACATCTCATCTTGCCCTCCTAATAAACCTGTGGAAGTTGCcgatacaaatgaataaatggaacttcagagaggttaagcaatttgcctCAGGATCAACAGTGGTTAGCCAAAATTGGTCCAGTATAATACACCATATATGCTCATGTTATTGTTGTTACATTTATTAAGTCTACACTAAATTAGCTTTCAATGATGAAGACAGACTAAAGCTAAGCCACATGAGATCAAGGCCATTTCAACATGGTTTGCCTGGAATTCTCCAAAAAATCTGTGGGTTGTGGGTTTGCCATGTCAAGCTTCAGACCACAAGGTCTTAAGTGGTAAATAGATGCGTTGTCCTAATACTGTTCCAAGGTAGAGAATCCTGATGATAAGGAGTATAGAAAACTCAAATAGTtcattatttctaaaaaatgtacattttaaggcATGATAGAAGTCCTACAAACCTCATAagtaggtgaaaaaaaaaaaccctatggaGTGATAAACATTCTATAAAACCTGGAAATTTGTGTGGAGTTCACCTAAGCTCACTTTTCCTAAATATAGCTATATAATATTGtaaacaaatttgttttttagaaactTTTAAGAAGATTTCTGTGAGTGTAATTGACAATATCTGcattagaaacagaaagtatTATCCATCATAAATATGAGAAAAGTGTGTGTCCTCTTTCTGACaatctttttatcttatttttttcaaatgttgtggttgttgtttcagcaccattttaAAGAATTTGAATACGAACAATCCCTCAGCTTATCAGGTTGATATTTATGAAGCTGACCTCATCACTCTTATCTTTTATGTCTGCAATATAAATAGCATAGACATTTGTAATATAAATAGCATAGCATtgaagggaggagaaaggaagtaGTTCTGAGAATATTCATTTGAACAGAGTGACTATGGAAGAATGAATTgcaaaaaaaggagaatttttttaaaaagatctctcACTGGGAAAAGAAAGAGTTATGCATTTATAAAGTAATTAAACTGGTTTTCCTTGTACTTTATTAATATGGATCTAATGGCACTTCCTTACGAGGGTTTTCAGATGTGCTTGTAGTTAATGGCAACATTATCAGAATGACTACACAGACAGTCCTACTCTGAGGAGATGACTTTGGAAGAAACCCATT
The Gorilla gorilla gorilla isolate KB3781 chromosome X, NHGRI_mGorGor1-v2.1_pri, whole genome shotgun sequence genome window above contains:
- the P2RY10 gene encoding putative P2Y purinoceptor 10 isoform X2, whose product is MANLDKYTETFKMGSNSTSTAEIYCNVTNVKFQYSLYATTYILIFIPGLLANSAALWVLCRFISKKNKAIIFMINLSVADLAHVLSLPLRIYYYISHHWPFQRALCLLCFYLKYLNMYASICFLTCISLQRCFFLLKPFRARDWKRRYDVGISAAIWIIVGTACLPFPILRSTDLNNNKSCFADLGYKQMNAVALVGMITVAELAGFVIPVIIIAWCTWKTTISLRQPPMAFQGISERQKALRMVFMCAAVFFICFTPYHINFIFYAMVKETIISSCPVVRIALYFHPFCLCLASLCCLLDPILYYFMASEFRDQLSRHGSSVTRSRLMSKESGSSMIG
- the P2RY10 gene encoding putative P2Y purinoceptor 10 isoform X1, yielding MTASTFRLQANALNHKSMANLDKYTETFKMGSNSTSTAEIYCNVTNVKFQYSLYATTYILIFIPGLLANSAALWVLCRFISKKNKAIIFMINLSVADLAHVLSLPLRIYYYISHHWPFQRALCLLCFYLKYLNMYASICFLTCISLQRCFFLLKPFRARDWKRRYDVGISAAIWIIVGTACLPFPILRSTDLNNNKSCFADLGYKQMNAVALVGMITVAELAGFVIPVIIIAWCTWKTTISLRQPPMAFQGISERQKALRMVFMCAAVFFICFTPYHINFIFYAMVKETIISSCPVVRIALYFHPFCLCLASLCCLLDPILYYFMASEFRDQLSRHGSSVTRSRLMSKESGSSMIG